In Bacillus sp. KH172YL63, one genomic interval encodes:
- the glcT gene encoding glucose PTS transporter transcription antiterminator GlcT, giving the protein MSTLNVKKVLNNNVLIAVHDNYGEVVLIGKGIGFNRKKGDPIQNDIAEKMFVLKGEKEQEQYKNLLPFLNEDMSNVIISAIELIRKRTNSFLNEHIHIALTDHILFAINRLMRGMEIRNPFLVETRTLYPFEYEIAREVVGMINDMTDVHLPEGEVGFIALHIHSAMMNKDLSEVNQHSQLIGRLTGMIEQQLDVEINKESVDYMRLVRHIRYTIERVLRGEKVEEPEKIAKLLKEEYPVCYNLSWKLIKMMQQTLQKPVYDAEAVYLTMHLQRIQNKVN; this is encoded by the coding sequence ATGTCTACTTTAAATGTAAAAAAAGTATTGAATAATAACGTACTGATAGCCGTTCACGATAATTATGGTGAAGTCGTGCTGATCGGAAAAGGAATAGGATTCAACCGAAAAAAGGGAGATCCCATCCAAAATGATATCGCTGAAAAGATGTTTGTCCTTAAAGGGGAAAAAGAACAGGAGCAGTATAAAAATCTTCTTCCTTTCCTGAATGAGGATATGTCGAACGTCATCATTTCCGCTATCGAGCTGATCAGGAAACGGACCAACTCATTTCTGAATGAGCACATTCACATCGCCCTCACCGACCATATCCTTTTCGCCATTAACCGACTGATGAGAGGGATGGAAATCCGCAACCCTTTCCTGGTCGAGACGAGGACACTTTATCCTTTTGAATATGAAATAGCCAGAGAAGTGGTCGGCATGATCAATGACATGACCGATGTTCATCTGCCGGAGGGGGAAGTCGGCTTCATCGCCCTTCACATCCACAGCGCCATGATGAATAAAGATCTGTCTGAGGTCAACCAGCATTCCCAATTGATCGGCCGTTTGACAGGGATGATCGAGCAGCAGCTTGATGTTGAAATCAACAAAGAGAGTGTAGACTATATGAGGCTTGTCCGTCATATCCGCTATACGATCGAGCGGGTTTTGCGAGGGGAAAAAGTAGAAGAACCAGAAAAAATCGCAAAACTGTTGAAAGAAGAATACCCTGTCTGCTATAATTTATCATGGAAGCTGATTAAGATGATGCAGCAAACATTACAAAAGCCCGTTTATGATGCCGAGGCAGTTTACCTCACCATGCATCTCCAACGGATACAAAATAAAGTAAATTAA